The following proteins come from a genomic window of Sporohalobacter salinus:
- the yyaC gene encoding spore protease YyaC, whose protein sequence is MKSLETSTCQKCGRKIMDLKSLSDSKSLCTTCVNSKNKLSKRKNNTEDISSYKIHIKDKLATNKLKRGITTLLEKLYTNNHDNIIIICVGTDRSTGDALGPLTGSRLKKFISSEIPVFGTLEEPVHATNLQENKKHINNKYLNPFILAIDAGLGSNDSIGSIKVKPGPLKPGSGVNKSLPLIGNMHITGLVNISGYMEHFVLQSTRLNLVMKMAKIISRGVNWGLKRSKLKLLN, encoded by the coding sequence ATGAAAAGCCTTGAGACTAGTACCTGTCAAAAATGCGGTCGTAAAATAATGGATCTTAAATCTTTGTCTGATTCCAAATCCTTATGTACTACTTGTGTTAATTCTAAAAATAAATTATCTAAAAGAAAAAATAATACTGAAGATATTTCAAGTTATAAAATACATATTAAAGATAAATTAGCTACTAATAAACTAAAAAGGGGAATTACTACTTTATTAGAGAAGTTATATACTAATAATCATGACAATATTATAATAATTTGTGTCGGCACTGATCGATCGACCGGTGATGCTCTGGGGCCGTTAACTGGTAGTCGCTTAAAGAAATTTATCTCTTCTGAGATTCCTGTTTTTGGTACTTTAGAAGAACCGGTTCATGCTACTAATTTACAAGAGAATAAAAAACATATCAACAATAAATATCTAAATCCATTTATTCTTGCTATTGATGCTGGATTAGGAAGCAATGATAGCATAGGCTCTATTAAGGTTAAACCTGGTCCTTTAAAACCTGGCTCAGGAGTAAATAAATCTCTTCCACTTATTGGTAACATGCATATTACTGGTTTAGTCAATATTAGTGGATATATGGAACATTTTGTCCTTCAAAGCACTCGCTTAAACTTAGTAATGAAAATGGCTAAAATTATTTCCCGTGGTGTTAACTGGGGATTAAAGCGATCTAAACTAAAACTATTAAATTAA
- a CDS encoding DUF554 domain-containing protein, translating to MKGTIVNTTAIIIGSSLGLILGHRVSESLKETVMQGLSLAVFLIGGQMALETNNIPIIILSLLLGGIIGEILGIETRLNNIGDWLEDKVSSEDGNVTEAFVRTTLIYCVGAMAIMGAIQDGLTGDPSTLYAKSMLDGFSSIAFASTMGVGVVFSSLAVFIYQGSITLLASSVQTVLTPKIIAEMTATGGLLIVAISVNILEIAKIKVGNLLPSIFVAVLLSYLFIK from the coding sequence ATGAAGGGAACAATAGTAAATACAACTGCTATTATAATAGGTAGTAGTTTAGGCTTGATTTTAGGCCATAGAGTATCTGAGTCCTTAAAAGAAACAGTAATGCAGGGTTTAAGTTTGGCTGTATTCTTAATTGGAGGTCAGATGGCTTTAGAAACAAATAATATACCTATTATTATTTTAAGCTTATTATTAGGCGGTATTATTGGTGAAATTTTAGGGATTGAAACTAGATTAAATAATATAGGAGATTGGTTAGAAGATAAGGTTAGTTCTGAAGATGGAAATGTAACTGAAGCTTTTGTGAGAACTACTTTAATCTATTGTGTAGGAGCTATGGCTATTATGGGAGCTATTCAGGATGGATTAACAGGTGATCCTTCAACACTGTATGCTAAATCTATGTTGGACGGATTTTCCTCTATAGCTTTTGCTTCTACTATGGGAGTTGGAGTTGTTTTTTCATCGCTGGCTGTATTTATCTATCAGGGAAGTATAACTTTACTAGCCAGCAGTGTACAAACAGTTTTAACCCCAAAAATTATAGCTGAAATGACGGCCACAGGAGGTTTATTAATTGTTGCTATTTCAGTTAATATCTTAGAAATTGCAAAGATTAAAGTTGGTAATTTATTGCCCAGTATTTTTGTTGCAGTATTATTAAGTTATTTATTTATTAAGTAA
- the lonC gene encoding Lon family ATP-dependent protease → MKQTFQHLSPKKIEQIIVDQSQKEQLQKKVTALFNLLVDFYGTEEFTLKVTKLDALDLVESELICEQLIALQRLVYEDPTLNKVIGEHNGVGELISILEEEITDRLVQNRVNNQLEERIAKKMQQRQKEYMQEIKREILSEEESKADTPAALKKYCELEKLEEKGLANSTTDLLRPNALKEVVGQDKAVKALLSKLASPFPQHIIIYGPPGVGKTTAARLGLQRAKELSYTPFDSEANFVEVDGTTLRWDPRETTNPLLGSVHDPIYQGARSKLAEGGIPEPKTGLVTKAHGGVLFIDEIGELDSMLQNKLLKVLEDKRVNFDSSYYDSNDEDIPQYIKKLFEDGAPADFILIGATTRRPEEINPALRSRAAEIFFSPLQREHIHQIITNACNKLDIDINTEVIELISQYTIEGRKAVNILADAYSLALYEAEMTKKGKKDIKITADEVYQVVQTSRLTPYRQKKAGSINKVGKIFGLGVSNFSGSILEIEAIAFSATEEGQGSIRFNETAGSMAKDSVFNAASVVRKITGENINDYDLHINIVGGGKIDGPSAGLAIVLSIISAIEEKPIRQDIAVSGEVSIRGKVKPVGGIIEKIYGAKQAGVKEIFLPIDNSQEVPQNESEIEINLVENIEEVLDKILVRKV, encoded by the coding sequence ATGAAGCAGACATTCCAGCATTTATCACCAAAAAAAATCGAGCAAATAATTGTTGACCAATCACAAAAGGAGCAGTTACAAAAGAAAGTAACTGCTCTCTTTAATCTTTTAGTTGATTTTTATGGGACAGAAGAGTTTACTTTAAAAGTAACTAAATTAGATGCTTTAGATTTAGTAGAATCCGAATTGATTTGTGAGCAATTAATAGCTTTACAGCGGTTAGTTTATGAAGATCCAACACTTAATAAAGTAATTGGAGAGCATAATGGCGTTGGAGAATTAATTTCAATATTGGAAGAAGAAATTACTGATCGGTTAGTTCAAAATCGAGTTAATAATCAACTGGAAGAGAGAATAGCAAAGAAGATGCAGCAAAGGCAGAAGGAATATATGCAGGAAATTAAACGTGAAATTCTTTCTGAGGAAGAAAGTAAAGCTGATACACCTGCTGCTTTAAAGAAATATTGTGAATTAGAAAAATTAGAAGAAAAGGGATTAGCTAATTCTACTACTGATTTATTACGTCCTAATGCTTTAAAAGAAGTTGTAGGTCAAGACAAAGCTGTAAAGGCGTTGCTATCTAAATTAGCTTCTCCTTTTCCACAGCATATTATTATCTATGGGCCGCCAGGTGTAGGAAAAACTACTGCAGCTCGATTAGGTTTGCAGCGGGCAAAAGAACTGTCTTATACTCCATTTGATTCTGAGGCTAACTTTGTAGAAGTGGATGGAACTACTTTACGTTGGGATCCAAGAGAAACAACAAATCCATTATTGGGATCGGTTCATGATCCGATTTATCAGGGGGCTAGAAGTAAATTAGCTGAAGGTGGAATTCCAGAGCCAAAGACTGGATTAGTTACTAAGGCCCATGGGGGAGTTCTCTTTATAGATGAAATTGGAGAGTTAGATTCTATGCTACAGAATAAATTATTGAAAGTATTAGAGGATAAACGAGTTAATTTTGATTCTTCTTATTATGATTCAAATGATGAAGATATTCCTCAATATATTAAGAAATTATTTGAAGATGGAGCGCCGGCTGATTTTATTCTCATTGGTGCTACTACTCGACGGCCAGAAGAGATTAATCCTGCTTTGCGTTCAAGAGCAGCAGAGATTTTCTTTTCTCCACTTCAAAGAGAACATATTCATCAGATAATAACGAATGCTTGTAATAAATTGGATATAGATATTAACACTGAGGTTATAGAGTTAATTAGCCAGTACACTATTGAGGGAAGAAAAGCAGTTAATATTTTAGCAGATGCTTATAGTTTAGCTTTATATGAAGCAGAAATGACTAAAAAAGGAAAGAAAGATATTAAGATTACTGCTGATGAGGTTTATCAAGTAGTACAGACAAGCAGATTAACTCCTTATCGGCAGAAAAAAGCAGGATCTATTAATAAAGTAGGTAAGATATTTGGTTTAGGGGTTAGTAATTTTTCTGGTAGTATTTTGGAGATTGAAGCTATTGCTTTTTCAGCTACTGAAGAGGGCCAAGGAAGTATTAGGTTCAATGAAACAGCTGGTAGCATGGCTAAAGATTCAGTCTTTAATGCTGCTTCAGTAGTGCGTAAGATTACAGGAGAAAATATAAATGATTACGATTTACACATTAATATAGTTGGAGGCGGCAAAATAGATGGTCCTTCTGCTGGATTAGCTATTGTATTATCTATTATTAGTGCTATTGAGGAGAAACCAATTCGTCAGGATATAGCTGTTAGTGGCGAAGTTTCAATTCGAGGGAAAGTAAAACCCGTAGGCGGCATAATTGAAAAAATATATGGAGCTAAACAGGCTGGAGTTAAAGAAATCTTTTTACCTATTGATAATTCTCAAGAAGTTCCACAGAATGAAAGTGAAATAGAAATTAATTTGGTAGAAAATATAGAAGAAGTATTAGATAAGATATTAGTTAGAAAAGTGTAA
- a CDS encoding mechanosensitive ion channel family protein — translation MQSLLRILMQRIKNIIAPNNLILIGTIILQLIVIILLGNILKKTSYLLIDRLFEDDNCGNDRQADQTLNSLLKSLFRYGIYFIGITMGLKIMGIPTFSILAGAGVVGLAVSFGARNLVEDIITGFFILFEGQFGVGDYIKTAGIDGVVKEMDLRVTRIQNFDGDIHIIPNSEIKQVTNYTTADSRVIINIGVSYEENIAEVINILDRYIKELKITGLKSAPQVVGIEEFGDSSIIIRISAWTDPLEKWQVARKLRQKIKEKLDQEKIEIPYPKRVIIKQNN, via the coding sequence GTGCAGAGCTTATTAAGAATTTTAATGCAGAGAATAAAGAATATTATAGCTCCTAATAATTTAATCTTAATCGGAACCATAATTTTGCAGTTAATAGTAATTATTCTATTAGGTAATATTTTGAAAAAAACAAGCTATTTATTAATTGATCGCCTTTTTGAAGATGATAATTGTGGAAATGATAGACAGGCGGACCAAACTTTAAATTCTTTACTAAAGAGTTTATTTCGATATGGGATTTACTTTATAGGTATTACTATGGGATTAAAAATTATGGGGATTCCAACTTTTTCAATTCTAGCTGGAGCAGGAGTAGTAGGATTAGCTGTTAGTTTTGGAGCTAGGAATTTAGTAGAGGATATAATTACTGGTTTTTTTATTCTCTTTGAAGGACAGTTTGGAGTTGGTGATTATATTAAGACGGCTGGAATAGATGGAGTAGTAAAAGAGATGGATTTGCGAGTGACTCGAATTCAAAATTTTGATGGTGATATACATATTATTCCTAATAGTGAAATAAAGCAAGTAACTAATTATACTACGGCTGATAGTAGAGTAATAATTAATATAGGAGTTAGTTATGAAGAAAATATTGCTGAAGTAATTAATATTTTAGATAGATATATTAAAGAATTAAAGATAACTGGTTTAAAATCAGCTCCTCAAGTAGTAGGTATAGAAGAGTTTGGTGATTCTAGTATAATAATTAGAATTTCAGCTTGGACTGATCCATTGGAAAAATGGCAGGTAGCTAGAAAGTTACGCCAAAAAATTAAGGAAAAACTAGATCAAGAAAAAATTGAAATTCCTTATCCTAAGCGTGTTATCATCAAGCAAAATAATTAA
- the ychF gene encoding redox-regulated ATPase YchF codes for MGMKCGIVGLPNVGKSTLFNAITEAGAGSENYPFCTIDPNIGIVKVPDKRLDTLTDITNPEETIPTAIEFVDIAGLVKGASDGEGLGNKFLSHIREVDAIIHVVRCFEDNDITHVEGDIDPLRDIETINTELILADLETVENRIEKTERMLKSGEKKYKEEMEVLEKIKSALDNGQPARSVELSSKEKERIKDCHLLTVKPTLYAANVSEDEIGNSEESQYVQAVRKHAASEEAEVITVSAEVESEVAELSTEEEELFLQELGIEEAGLDKLIRAGYQLLGLITFFTAGPKEVRAWTVKKGSTAPKAAGKIHTDMEKGFIRAEVVSYEELVKAGSFAQARDEGVLRLEGKDYIIQDGDVCHFRFNV; via the coding sequence ATGGGAATGAAGTGTGGGATTGTAGGTTTACCGAATGTAGGTAAGTCTACATTATTTAATGCAATTACTGAAGCAGGTGCTGGGTCAGAAAATTATCCTTTTTGCACTATAGATCCTAATATAGGAATTGTTAAAGTACCGGATAAAAGATTAGATACTTTAACAGATATCACTAATCCTGAGGAAACGATTCCGACAGCAATTGAATTTGTTGATATTGCAGGATTAGTAAAAGGAGCTAGTGATGGTGAAGGTTTAGGGAATAAATTTTTATCCCATATTAGAGAAGTAGATGCCATTATTCATGTGGTACGCTGCTTTGAAGATAATGATATTACTCATGTTGAAGGTGATATAGATCCATTACGTGATATTGAGACGATAAATACCGAGCTGATTTTGGCTGATTTAGAGACAGTTGAAAATAGAATAGAAAAAACAGAACGAATGTTAAAAAGTGGTGAAAAAAAGTATAAAGAAGAAATGGAAGTATTAGAAAAAATTAAATCAGCTTTAGATAATGGGCAACCAGCTCGAAGTGTTGAGTTATCATCAAAAGAAAAAGAACGAATTAAGGATTGTCATTTACTAACTGTTAAACCAACACTTTATGCTGCTAATGTTAGTGAAGATGAGATAGGTAATAGTGAAGAAAGTCAATATGTACAAGCTGTCAGAAAACATGCTGCCAGTGAAGAAGCAGAAGTAATTACTGTTAGTGCTGAAGTAGAATCGGAAGTAGCAGAATTATCTACAGAAGAAGAAGAACTCTTTTTACAGGAATTGGGAATTGAAGAAGCAGGTTTGGATAAATTGATTAGAGCTGGTTATCAATTGTTAGGGCTGATTACCTTTTTTACTGCTGGACCTAAAGAAGTTAGAGCTTGGACAGTAAAAAAAGGTTCTACAGCTCCTAAAGCAGCAGGGAAGATTCATACTGATATGGAAAAGGGTTTCATTAGGGCAGAGGTAGTTAGCTATGAAGAATTAGTAAAAGCTGGTTCTTTTGCTCAAGCTCGAGATGAAGGAGTATTACGTTTAGAAGGAAAGGATTATATTATTCAGGATGGAGATGTCTGTCATTTTAGATTTAATGTTTAA
- a CDS encoding single-stranded DNA-binding protein, producing the protein MLNKVILIGRLTDDPELRYTPNGVAVANFSLAVERPYTNKDGDRDVDFIDIVVWRKQAENCANHLGKGRLVAVEGRLQIRSYENSEGQRRRVSEIVANNVRFLDWPSDNRSQQGQQADDFDEDDIDVPF; encoded by the coding sequence GTGTTAAATAAGGTAATTCTAATTGGACGGTTAACTGATGATCCGGAATTAAGATATACTCCTAATGGAGTAGCAGTTGCTAACTTTTCTTTAGCTGTTGAACGTCCCTATACTAATAAAGACGGCGATAGAGATGTAGATTTTATTGATATAGTCGTCTGGAGAAAACAGGCAGAAAATTGTGCCAACCACCTAGGAAAAGGAAGATTAGTTGCAGTAGAAGGTCGTCTACAAATTAGAAGCTATGAAAATAGTGAGGGGCAACGAAGAAGGGTATCAGAAATTGTAGCCAATAATGTTCGCTTTTTAGATTGGCCTAGTGATAACCGTTCACAACAGGGACAACAAGCAGATGATTTTGATGAAGACGATATAGATGTTCCATTTTAG
- the rplI gene encoding 50S ribosomal protein L9 has translation MKVILKEDVKNIGQKNEVVEVADGHARNYLLPKGLAVKATDSQLSKLKQKKQARKRKKQQELNEAQKKADKLEDKVFEVSVKAGETGKLFGSVTTNDIADVIEDETGVKIDKRKVELDDNIKTLGTKKVTINLHKDVTAMVKIKVVEA, from the coding sequence ATGAAAGTTATTTTAAAAGAAGATGTAAAGAACATAGGTCAAAAGAATGAGGTTGTAGAAGTTGCTGATGGACATGCTCGTAATTATTTGTTACCTAAAGGATTAGCAGTTAAAGCTACTGATAGCCAATTGTCTAAGTTGAAACAGAAAAAGCAAGCTAGGAAAAGAAAGAAACAACAGGAATTGAATGAAGCTCAAAAGAAAGCTGATAAGTTAGAAGATAAAGTGTTTGAGGTTTCAGTTAAAGCTGGTGAAACAGGAAAACTTTTTGGATCTGTAACTACTAATGATATTGCTGACGTAATTGAAGATGAAACTGGGGTTAAAATTGATAAGCGTAAGGTAGAACTTGATGATAATATTAAAACGCTAGGCACTAAAAAGGTTACTATTAACCTACATAAAGACGTGACAGCTATGGTAAAAATTAAGGTTGTAGAAGCCTAA
- a CDS encoding MazG-like family protein, translated as MRKYNSKNQKNNITKNLKIIEWLKSELLNSVSHLFKVMLRDSQVNVIDALANLIISTYLLAKRLGISPDKLERKVRDNLQENIDQNHEIEKEYGDLSLVLRHIIKKNNKR; from the coding sequence ATGAGAAAGTATAATTCTAAAAATCAAAAGAATAATATTACTAAGAACTTGAAAATAATAGAATGGTTAAAAAGTGAATTATTAAATAGTGTTTCTCATTTATTTAAGGTAATGTTGAGAGATAGTCAAGTTAATGTTATTGATGCTTTAGCTAATTTAATAATTTCTACATATTTATTAGCAAAACGTTTAGGAATTTCACCAGATAAATTAGAGCGTAAAGTTCGAGACAATTTGCAGGAAAATATTGACCAGAATCATGAGATAGAAAAAGAGTATGGTGATTTAAGTTTAGTGTTAAGACATATAATTAAAAAGAATAATAAGAGGTGA
- a CDS encoding YybS family protein, protein MSTLETKALVEGALFTAIIVILTLLAFYLPPIIGMVLLFILPVPFIVLGVRQGTKTSTLAAVLSAIILGILINPIMILVVLFGFGLIGVVLGAAFEEKFSPHKLIIIAVIAAIVSTLLMVGINFYLFNFNPTTIFNQAIEKYQNLGFDQATLKELEDITRNFKETMQTLFPSLFIIAGAINGLISYYIGLSVLNRLGYEYEYPLSFSEWRFSKYLVFGYLFGIISINTTIGKNLYLIFSFIFLIQGLAVVAHYLKSFNISDKIQKAILVFLAFLPINQIIVFLGLLDVWFDYRKLEEED, encoded by the coding sequence TTGTCAACTTTGGAAACTAAAGCGTTAGTAGAAGGGGCTTTGTTTACAGCTATAATAGTTATTTTAACTTTGCTTGCTTTTTATCTACCACCAATTATAGGAATGGTGCTTCTATTTATCTTACCAGTTCCGTTTATCGTATTAGGAGTTCGACAGGGTACTAAGACTAGTACTTTAGCAGCTGTTTTAAGTGCAATTATTCTCGGAATTTTAATTAATCCTATAATGATTCTAGTTGTGTTATTTGGTTTTGGTTTAATAGGAGTAGTCTTAGGAGCAGCTTTTGAAGAAAAATTTTCGCCACATAAATTAATTATAATTGCAGTTATAGCAGCGATTGTTTCCACATTATTAATGGTAGGGATTAATTTTTATTTATTCAACTTTAATCCTACAACTATTTTCAATCAAGCAATAGAAAAATATCAGAATTTAGGTTTCGATCAGGCAACATTAAAGGAACTAGAAGATATAACACGTAATTTTAAAGAGACAATGCAGACTTTATTTCCTTCCTTATTTATAATTGCTGGAGCAATAAACGGATTAATTAGTTATTATATTGGTCTTTCTGTTCTAAATAGGTTAGGATATGAATATGAATATCCACTTTCATTTTCTGAATGGAGGTTTTCTAAATATTTAGTTTTTGGATATTTATTTGGGATTATTTCAATTAATACTACTATAGGTAAGAATCTGTATTTAATTTTTAGTTTTATTTTTTTGATTCAAGGTTTAGCAGTAGTAGCTCATTATTTGAAAAGCTTTAATATTTCTGATAAAATTCAAAAAGCAATCTTAGTGTTTTTAGCATTTCTTCCTATTAATCAAATTATAGTCTTTTTAGGTTTATTAGATGTTTGGTTTGATTATAGAAAATTAGAAGAAGAGGACTAG
- a CDS encoding bactofilin family protein, giving the protein MLFGGKDKDKKRKPKTKNSSNMETVIGENTEIEGTINIEGSLRIDGVIKGKLKSEGDVVIGESGALRADIEARNATIAGSVKGNVITENKLVITSTGKLIGDIKIGNLIVEDGAVFKGKSESKSAPTKRFSNSAKKQNDKQNSDKAKKVKDESNSKKNSNNKVTKKKQSNKRKSNKKKK; this is encoded by the coding sequence ATGTTATTTGGAGGAAAAGATAAAGATAAGAAACGGAAGCCAAAGACTAAAAATTCAAGCAATATGGAAACAGTAATTGGCGAAAATACAGAGATAGAAGGTACTATTAATATCGAAGGTTCGCTAAGAATTGATGGTGTAATAAAGGGAAAATTAAAGTCTGAAGGAGATGTAGTGATCGGAGAAAGTGGAGCTTTAAGAGCGGATATAGAGGCTAGAAATGCAACAATTGCTGGTAGTGTTAAGGGAAATGTAATAACAGAAAATAAGTTGGTAATTACTTCTACTGGGAAATTAATTGGTGATATTAAGATTGGTAATTTAATTGTAGAGGATGGGGCTGTATTTAAAGGCAAGAGTGAGTCGAAGTCAGCTCCTACCAAGAGATTTTCTAATTCAGCAAAGAAGCAGAATGATAAACAGAATTCAGATAAGGCAAAAAAGGTTAAGGATGAAAGTAATTCTAAAAAGAATTCAAATAATAAAGTAACGAAAAAAAAGCAAAGTAATAAAAGGAAGTCTAATAAGAAAAAGAAATAG
- the hydF gene encoding [FeFe] hydrogenase H-cluster maturation GTPase HydF: MKETPQANRLHIAILGRRNAGKSSLINALTNQDLAVVSKVAGTTTDPVYKRMEILPIGPVVVIDTAGIDDTGELGELRVKKTKEVLGRTDLAVLVIDPELGIDSYEQELLAEVENRDIPVVGVVNKKDKFEAVDVSSFSNELGIELIPVSAKEGTNIEKLKKEMVIKAPEKFEKPHIIGDLIKPQETVILVVPIDAAAPKGRLILPQVQTLRDVLDNDGQAVVVKETELESALDNLKDDPKMVVTDSQAFEEVAKKVPAEIILTGFSVLYARYKGDLEILTKGVKNLEKLKVGDKVLIAESCTHHRTHEDIGTVKIPNWLQDMVGGELNFDHVAGREFPNNLEKYDLIVHCGGCMTNRKEILYRIKKADSIEVPIINYGILIAYVHGILDRALEPFALAKKIWEK, translated from the coding sequence ATGAAGGAAACACCGCAGGCTAATAGACTTCATATTGCTATTCTAGGACGTAGAAATGCAGGAAAGTCTAGTTTAATTAATGCTTTGACAAATCAAGATTTGGCTGTAGTTTCTAAAGTAGCTGGAACTACTACTGATCCAGTATATAAAAGAATGGAAATTTTGCCGATTGGTCCAGTGGTAGTAATTGATACTGCTGGGATTGATGATACAGGTGAATTAGGAGAATTACGGGTTAAGAAAACAAAAGAAGTATTAGGCAGAACTGATTTAGCAGTATTAGTAATAGATCCTGAGTTAGGAATAGACAGTTATGAACAAGAGTTATTAGCAGAAGTTGAAAATAGGGATATTCCTGTGGTAGGAGTAGTAAATAAGAAAGATAAGTTTGAAGCGGTTGATGTGAGCAGTTTTAGTAATGAATTAGGAATAGAGTTGATTCCTGTTAGTGCTAAAGAAGGAACTAACATTGAAAAATTAAAGAAAGAAATGGTAATAAAAGCTCCCGAAAAGTTTGAAAAACCACATATTATTGGAGATCTAATTAAACCTCAGGAAACAGTTATCTTAGTAGTACCTATTGATGCTGCAGCTCCCAAAGGTAGATTAATTTTACCTCAAGTGCAGACACTAAGAGATGTATTAGATAATGATGGGCAAGCAGTAGTAGTTAAAGAAACTGAATTAGAAAGTGCTTTAGATAATTTGAAAGATGATCCTAAAATGGTTGTTACAGATTCTCAAGCTTTTGAAGAAGTAGCTAAAAAGGTGCCAGCGGAAATAATATTAACAGGCTTTTCTGTTTTATATGCTAGATATAAAGGTGATTTAGAAATTTTAACTAAAGGAGTTAAAAATTTAGAGAAACTTAAAGTAGGAGATAAGGTCTTGATAGCTGAATCTTGTACTCACCATCGAACTCATGAAGATATTGGAACAGTAAAAATTCCAAATTGGTTACAAGATATGGTTGGTGGAGAACTGAATTTTGATCATGTAGCAGGTAGGGAATTTCCCAATAATTTAGAGAAATATGATCTTATTGTTCATTGTGGAGGTTGTATGACTAATCGTAAAGAGATATTGTATAGAATAAAGAAGGCTGATAGTATAGAAGTCCCTATTATCAATTATGGAATATTAATTGCTTATGTTCATGGAATCTTAGATAGAGCATTAGAACCTTTCGCATTGGCCAAAAAGATTTGGGAAAAATAA
- the rpsF gene encoding 30S ribosomal protein S6 translates to MREYETMFILNPDLEDDITEEIVENIKNTIDESKGEISNIDKWGTKKLAYELDDHKAGYYTVINFNGKGETVDELERVYRLNDNILRFIILRDEQ, encoded by the coding sequence ATGCGAGAATATGAAACAATGTTTATTTTAAATCCTGACTTAGAAGATGATATTACTGAAGAGATAGTAGAGAACATTAAGAATACTATTGATGAAAGTAAAGGAGAAATTAGTAATATTGATAAGTGGGGGACTAAAAAGTTAGCTTATGAATTGGATGATCATAAGGCTGGCTATTATACTGTTATTAATTTTAATGGCAAAGGTGAAACTGTAGATGAGTTAGAAAGAGTTTATAGATTGAATGATAATATTCTAAGATTTATTATTTTGCGTGACGAGCAGTAA
- a CDS encoding DUF951 domain-containing protein translates to MKFEIGEIVRFRKKHPCGDDRWEILRTGMDFKVKCLGCERVIMLSRPKFEKSVKEKVEVKE, encoded by the coding sequence ATGAAGTTTGAAATAGGTGAAATAGTTAGATTTAGAAAGAAACATCCTTGTGGTGATGATAGGTGGGAAATTTTGCGAACTGGGATGGATTTTAAAGTTAAGTGTTTAGGATGTGAGCGGGTGATTATGTTATCACGACCTAAATTTGAAAAGAGTGTTAAAGAAAAAGTTGAAGTTAAAGAATGA
- the rpsR gene encoding 30S ribosomal protein S18, protein MGYGSRKSCVFCANKIEGIDYKEVNKLNKYLTDRGKIVPRRISGNCARHQRQLTKAIKRARSMALLPFTVD, encoded by the coding sequence ATGGGATACGGCAGCAGAAAGTCTTGTGTATTTTGTGCTAATAAAATTGAAGGTATAGACTACAAAGAAGTCAATAAATTAAATAAATATTTAACTGATCGTGGTAAGATTGTACCGCGTAGGATTTCTGGAAATTGTGCTCGGCATCAAAGACAGTTAACAAAAGCTATTAAGCGAGCTAGAAGTATGGCTTTGCTTCCTTTTACAGTTGATTAA